The Pseudodesulfovibrio alkaliphilus genome has a window encoding:
- a CDS encoding PAS domain S-box protein, which produces MPGDTNRTRVDSAAEHEASQPSTDEIAGACPKEHPVRQGRERDEVCYRQMIDGLPQIVYEVDITGRLVYANTFALKSFGFTAPDLEQGLELHQILHPDSVARAREGIDRALRGTGSNGEEYLAMRKDGSTFPIRVYSQGVFENGRATGVRGVVIDITETKRAEAALQLSEQYYRTLFEHTGSAMITFGADAVISRCNSRFEALVGWSAAEVVGKKPWDIFVAPEDLKRVLDYNRRRRLGDATAPDDYEMTILTREGGRRRVHLFVQAIPGTSDIVCSLIDITDRARMESALRKSEQRYALVVKASNDGIWDWDIDSGSVFYSARYKAILGYVGHEFPDTLDSWKNAVHPDDLANVLAANASCAQGCADQFEVEFRMRHKDGSYRWILGRGASVRDESGRVFRMAGTHADITRRKLNEHTTRALYDISKAIATADTLRELYKTIHAVLGRVIDVTNFFIALYDEPEDRVVFSYFADEMDELYDIRNVSDPETRGLTVHILRTGEPLFISQAEPIPPEKARNIGVVGTPAAVWLGVPLKLKGRTMGAMAVQHYTNPRHYTDADVTFMEAVSEQVALAIERKSNEEELTRFNNELEDMVEQRTAELRAKAAELEAANRRLTELDEIKSALVSSISHELRTPLTSIRGFAKLTRKDFVRHFHPLAANPTQEAKGDRIRQNLDIIETEGERLTRLINDFLDINRIEAGKAAWNDQLLNPCRAVRQAVAALAGTIKDRQDIDFRLRLPPRVPLVHADPDKIQQVLINLINNACKFTRKGSIEVTVSGDQEHLTFTVADTGMGIAPEDLPYIFDKFFKADNGDTLIAEAPGTGLGLAICKEIVEHYGGSIRAHSTPGRGSTFAVTLPSVHGSETACE; this is translated from the coding sequence ATGCCGGGCGACACGAACAGGACACGGGTGGACTCTGCGGCGGAGCACGAGGCGTCTCAACCCAGCACGGACGAAATCGCGGGTGCATGTCCCAAGGAGCACCCCGTGAGGCAAGGCCGGGAGCGGGACGAAGTCTGCTATCGGCAAATGATCGACGGGCTGCCCCAGATCGTCTACGAGGTGGACATCACCGGGCGGCTCGTCTACGCCAACACATTTGCCCTCAAAAGCTTCGGCTTTACCGCCCCGGACCTGGAGCAAGGACTCGAACTCCACCAGATACTGCACCCCGACTCCGTGGCAAGGGCCAGGGAGGGCATTGACCGTGCCCTGCGCGGCACCGGCTCAAACGGCGAGGAATACCTCGCCATGCGCAAGGACGGAAGCACCTTTCCCATCCGGGTCTATTCCCAGGGAGTCTTTGAAAACGGCCGGGCCACAGGCGTACGCGGCGTGGTCATCGACATTACCGAGACCAAACGCGCCGAGGCCGCGCTCCAACTCAGCGAACAATACTACCGCACCCTCTTTGAGCACACGGGCTCGGCCATGATCACCTTCGGAGCCGACGCGGTCATCAGCCGCTGCAACTCCCGCTTCGAAGCCCTGGTGGGTTGGTCTGCGGCCGAGGTGGTGGGCAAAAAGCCCTGGGACATCTTCGTGGCCCCGGAGGACCTGAAGCGCGTCCTGGACTACAACCGGCGACGCCGCCTCGGAGACGCCACCGCCCCCGACGACTACGAAATGACCATCCTCACCCGCGAAGGCGGACGCAGGCGGGTCCACCTCTTTGTCCAGGCCATTCCCGGCACCAGCGATATCGTCTGCTCCCTCATCGACATTACCGACCGCGCCCGGATGGAAAGCGCCCTGCGCAAGAGCGAGCAGCGCTACGCCCTGGTGGTCAAGGCATCCAACGACGGCATCTGGGACTGGGACATCGACAGCGGCAGTGTCTTCTACTCCGCCCGGTACAAGGCAATCCTGGGCTATGTCGGGCACGAGTTTCCCGATACCCTGGACTCCTGGAAAAACGCCGTACATCCCGACGACCTGGCCAATGTCCTGGCAGCCAACGCCTCCTGCGCCCAAGGATGCGCGGACCAGTTCGAGGTGGAGTTCCGCATGCGGCACAAGGACGGCTCCTACCGCTGGATTCTCGGCCGGGGCGCCAGTGTCCGCGACGAGTCGGGACGGGTCTTCCGCATGGCCGGAACCCATGCCGACATCACCCGGAGAAAACTCAACGAGCACACCACCCGCGCCCTCTACGACATCTCCAAGGCCATCGCCACCGCCGACACCCTGAGAGAGCTCTACAAAACCATCCACGCAGTCCTGGGCCGGGTCATCGACGTCACCAACTTCTTCATCGCCCTGTACGACGAGCCGGAGGACCGCGTGGTCTTCTCCTACTTTGCCGACGAGATGGACGAACTCTACGACATCCGCAACGTCAGCGATCCCGAGACCCGTGGGCTGACCGTGCACATCCTGCGTACCGGCGAGCCGCTCTTCATCTCCCAGGCCGAGCCCATACCGCCCGAAAAGGCTCGCAACATCGGCGTGGTGGGCACGCCCGCGGCCGTCTGGCTCGGCGTCCCCCTCAAGCTCAAGGGCCGGACCATGGGGGCCATGGCCGTGCAACACTACACCAACCCGCGTCACTACACCGATGCGGACGTAACCTTCATGGAGGCCGTGTCCGAGCAGGTGGCCCTGGCCATCGAGCGCAAGTCCAACGAGGAGGAGCTGACCCGCTTCAACAACGAGCTTGAGGACATGGTCGAACAGCGCACGGCCGAGCTGCGGGCCAAGGCCGCCGAGCTGGAGGCCGCCAACCGGCGGCTGACCGAGCTTGACGAGATCAAGTCCGCCCTGGTCTCGTCCATATCCCACGAACTGCGCACCCCACTGACCTCCATCCGTGGCTTTGCCAAGCTCACGCGCAAGGACTTCGTGCGCCACTTCCACCCCCTGGCCGCGAACCCCACGCAGGAGGCCAAGGGCGATCGCATCCGCCAGAACCTCGACATCATCGAGACCGAGGGCGAGCGCCTGACCCGGCTGATCAACGACTTTCTGGACATCAACCGCATCGAGGCGGGAAAGGCGGCATGGAACGATCAGCTCCTCAATCCATGCCGGGCGGTGCGCCAGGCGGTGGCCGCCCTGGCCGGAACCATCAAGGACCGGCAGGACATCGACTTCCGCCTCCGCCTGCCGCCCAGGGTCCCCCTCGTCCACGCCGACCCGGACAAGATCCAGCAGGTGCTCATCAATCTGATCAACAACGCCTGCAAGTTCACCCGCAAGGGCAGCATCGAAGTCACGGTCAGCGGCGACCAAGAGCACCTGACCTTCACCGTGGCCGACACGGGCATGGGCATCGCGCCGGAAGACCTGCCCTACATCTTCGACAAATTCTTCAAGGCCGACAACGGCGACACGCTTATTGCCGAGGCTCCGGGCACCGGCCTGGGCCTGGCCATCTGCAAGGAGATCGTCGAGCATTACGGCGGCAGCATCCGGGCGCACTCCACCCCTGGCCGGGGCAGCACCTTCGCCGTCACCCTGCCCTCGGTCCACGGCTCGGAAACGGCCTGCGAGTAG
- a CDS encoding methyl-accepting chemotaxis protein, protein MLRKVTINVRMILLICAIVLFTVGFALTAYNGVSRVKDVGVERSAAAMLEGERRKLHVATHSMAVTLAEALKGVEGEEVRKQLIRKLISPIRFEDDESGYYFVYEGTVNVALPTSPNLQDTDLSGLKDKDGVALVVELDRVSRSGGGFVTYVWPKPGKGDQPKLSYAEMIPGTRMWIGTGVYLDNVEEERTSIASDIDRLVSTYVLGMGGGSFAVFLLVVLPLCLLIARSIIRPLNEAVALADQVARGDLTREITVEYNDEPGRLAASLSAMIHRLHDIVGRAKEGANRVATGSTEVTTSAQSVSDGANRQAASVEEVSSAMEEMIGQISRNTENARQTEKMAAQTALDAQKGGDTVMEAVDSIKHIAEKISIIGEIARQTNLLALNAAIEAARAGEAGKGFAVVASEVRKLAERSGSAAAEIGELSSATLSKADEAGSMLARMVPDIRQTADLVQEISAASIEQNAGAQEINKAIQELDTVIQQNAASAEELAATAEEFTEHAAQLQQGMEFFTLAENRSLAAGITRTRTQIVRQTETRPGPPASKPAQPAPVRNPLQASVKPESGSKPEAGPKEKAKPAPKPASKPDADGGIDLDLDDDFEKF, encoded by the coding sequence ATGCTGAGAAAAGTCACCATCAACGTCCGTATGATACTGCTCATCTGCGCCATCGTTCTCTTTACCGTGGGTTTCGCCCTGACCGCTTACAACGGCGTGTCGCGGGTCAAGGACGTGGGTGTCGAGCGGTCTGCCGCAGCCATGCTTGAGGGCGAGCGGCGCAAGCTTCATGTGGCCACCCACTCCATGGCCGTGACCCTGGCCGAGGCCCTCAAGGGCGTGGAGGGCGAGGAGGTGCGCAAGCAACTCATCCGCAAGCTGATCTCGCCCATCCGTTTCGAGGACGACGAGTCCGGGTATTATTTTGTCTATGAAGGAACCGTCAACGTGGCCCTGCCCACCAGCCCCAATTTGCAGGACACGGACCTGTCGGGCTTGAAGGACAAGGACGGCGTGGCTCTGGTGGTGGAGCTTGACAGGGTGTCCCGTTCCGGGGGCGGGTTCGTCACCTATGTCTGGCCCAAGCCGGGCAAGGGCGACCAACCCAAGCTCTCCTACGCCGAGATGATACCCGGCACCAGAATGTGGATCGGTACCGGTGTCTATCTGGACAATGTGGAAGAGGAGCGTACGTCCATCGCGTCGGATATCGACCGGCTTGTCTCCACCTATGTTTTGGGCATGGGCGGCGGATCCTTCGCAGTGTTCTTGCTGGTGGTCCTGCCCTTGTGCCTGCTTATCGCCCGTTCCATCATCCGGCCCCTCAACGAGGCCGTGGCCCTGGCCGACCAGGTGGCCCGAGGCGATCTGACTCGCGAGATTACCGTGGAATACAACGACGAGCCGGGCCGATTGGCCGCGTCGCTCTCGGCCATGATTCATCGACTGCACGACATCGTGGGCCGGGCCAAGGAGGGGGCCAACCGGGTGGCCACCGGCAGCACCGAGGTGACCACCTCGGCCCAGTCCGTGTCCGACGGGGCCAACCGGCAGGCCGCTTCAGTGGAAGAGGTGTCCTCGGCCATGGAGGAAATGATCGGCCAGATCAGCCGCAATACCGAGAATGCCCGCCAGACGGAGAAAATGGCCGCCCAGACAGCCCTGGACGCCCAAAAGGGCGGCGATACGGTCATGGAGGCCGTGGATTCCATCAAACATATCGCCGAGAAGATCTCCATCATCGGCGAGATTGCGCGTCAGACCAATCTGCTGGCGCTCAACGCGGCCATTGAGGCTGCCCGTGCCGGCGAGGCTGGCAAGGGGTTCGCCGTGGTGGCCAGCGAGGTGCGCAAGCTGGCCGAGCGAAGCGGCTCCGCAGCCGCCGAGATCGGCGAACTGTCTTCGGCCACCCTGTCCAAGGCGGACGAGGCGGGCTCCATGCTTGCCCGGATGGTGCCGGACATCCGGCAGACCGCCGATCTCGTGCAGGAAATATCCGCGGCCAGCATCGAGCAGAATGCCGGAGCCCAGGAAATCAACAAGGCCATCCAGGAACTGGACACGGTCATTCAGCAGAATGCCGCCTCAGCCGAGGAGCTTGCGGCCACGGCCGAAGAGTTCACCGAGCACGCGGCGCAGTTGCAGCAGGGCATGGAATTCTTCACTCTGGCCGAGAATCGCTCGCTGGCGGCTGGAATCACGCGGACCAGGACGCAGATTGTGCGGCAGACCGAGACCCGGCCCGGACCTCCTGCCTCGAAACCGGCCCAGCCAGCTCCCGTCCGGAACCCCCTGCAGGCTTCGGTCAAGCCAGAGTCCGGCAGTAAGCCTGAGGCGGGGCCAAAGGAAAAGGCCAAGCCCGCTCCCAAACCCGCCTCCAAGCCTGATGCCGATGGCGGCATCGATCTGGACCTGGATGACGATTTCGAGAAATTCTGA
- a CDS encoding YceI family protein: protein MDSQFVERLEAAEVARFVELGEGVLIDTLPPEHFAARHIPGAINACVYEVVFCETVAAFVPSMGTPVVLYGAGQGSRDCLAAADKLARQGYTDVAVFQGGLEAWRAEGRELVGSAPEATEPPHPTANLEPRIYRLHPDESMLRWTGRNVNGTHHGTLRFSAGELDCAGDGPKGRFVMDMTSLANLDLVGSELHPVLEKHLHSDDFFFTAMFPEAVFATTAVRLAEEAQATRPNAMIQGELSLRGVGSEIAFPAHIRNLEDGRLTIIANLDIDRTEWGVVYGSSRFFQHLGYHLVFDFVSVEFRLVLE, encoded by the coding sequence ATGGATTCGCAGTTCGTTGAACGGCTTGAAGCGGCCGAGGTGGCCCGGTTTGTCGAGCTGGGGGAGGGGGTGCTGATCGATACGTTGCCGCCCGAGCATTTCGCAGCCCGGCATATCCCCGGTGCCATCAACGCCTGTGTGTACGAGGTGGTGTTCTGCGAGACCGTGGCAGCCTTTGTGCCGTCCATGGGGACTCCGGTGGTGCTTTATGGTGCCGGGCAGGGTTCTCGCGACTGTCTGGCCGCAGCCGACAAGCTGGCCCGTCAGGGCTATACCGACGTGGCCGTGTTCCAGGGCGGCCTGGAGGCGTGGCGAGCCGAGGGGAGGGAGCTGGTCGGCTCGGCCCCGGAAGCGACCGAGCCACCGCATCCGACGGCGAATCTGGAGCCGAGGATCTACCGCCTGCACCCTGACGAATCAATGCTTCGGTGGACAGGGCGCAACGTCAACGGTACGCACCACGGAACCCTGCGTTTTTCCGCAGGAGAACTGGACTGCGCCGGAGACGGACCCAAAGGCCGCTTTGTCATGGACATGACCTCCCTCGCCAATCTGGACCTGGTTGGGAGCGAGCTGCATCCCGTGTTGGAAAAGCATCTGCACTCCGACGATTTCTTCTTCACGGCAATGTTTCCCGAGGCCGTGTTCGCCACCACGGCAGTCAGGCTGGCCGAAGAGGCGCAGGCCACTAGGCCCAACGCCATGATTCAGGGGGAACTCTCCCTGCGCGGCGTGGGCAGTGAAATCGCCTTTCCTGCCCATATCCGCAATCTTGAGGATGGCCGCCTGACGATCATCGCCAATCTCGACATCGACCGCACCGAGTGGGGGGTTGTCTACGGTTCGTCGCGATTTTTCCAACACCTCGGCTACCATCTGGTCTTTGATTTCGTTTCCGTGGAATTTCGATTGGTGCTTGAGTAG
- a CDS encoding FmdE family protein, with protein MPCHIPTDQIAKAIDFHGHECPGLHIGIRAAELALRELGHNRDIDLVAVCETDMCGVDAIQSLTGCTFGKGNLIHRDLGKMAFSFFDRGRGIGLRALLAPEARSGIDTEMGPLMGKVSAGKATEAEEARLAELRTELQERFLALPLEEMFAITRLEMAAPRPARILTSHACERCGEMTMESRTRRLGGQTLCIPCFAELDQKI; from the coding sequence ATGCCCTGCCACATTCCCACTGATCAGATCGCCAAGGCCATCGACTTTCACGGCCATGAATGTCCCGGCCTGCACATCGGCATCCGCGCCGCAGAACTCGCCCTGCGCGAGCTGGGCCACAACCGCGACATCGACCTGGTGGCCGTGTGCGAGACCGACATGTGCGGCGTGGACGCCATCCAGTCCCTCACCGGCTGCACCTTTGGCAAGGGCAACCTCATCCACCGTGACCTGGGCAAGATGGCCTTTTCCTTCTTCGACCGGGGACGGGGCATCGGCCTGCGCGCCCTGCTCGCCCCCGAAGCCAGAAGCGGCATAGATACCGAGATGGGGCCGCTCATGGGCAAGGTATCGGCCGGAAAGGCCACGGAAGCGGAAGAGGCCCGGTTGGCCGAGCTGCGCACCGAACTCCAGGAGCGTTTCCTGGCCCTGCCCCTTGAGGAGATGTTCGCCATCACCCGGCTGGAAATGGCCGCCCCCCGGCCCGCCAGAATCCTAACCAGCCACGCCTGCGAGCGGTGCGGGGAAATGACCATGGAATCGCGCACCCGCCGGCTCGGCGGCCAGACCCTGTGCATCCCCTGCTTCGCCGAACTGGACCAGAAAATCTGA
- a CDS encoding ABC transporter ATP-binding protein, producing MILDISGLAFTYNSHPVLEDVRFSLEGGELLAILGPNGVGKTTLLKCVNAIHRPMRGAVMVEERDVLAMRPDEIALKIGYVAQRSEPAKLTVFDAVLMGRKPHIRWRVTDNDLEIVESALRRLRLDALGMRHIDRLSGGELQKVAIARALVQEPRLLLLDEPTSSLDLKSQVEILTMIRRVVDEHRIGAIMTMHDLNTALRYADKVLFLKDGAIHSRGNASEVTREVIEEVYGLPVHIHHVHGRPLIIPAHDHSHATTEHDHALPHSH from the coding sequence ATGATCCTCGACATCAGCGGACTTGCCTTCACCTACAACAGCCACCCGGTTCTGGAGGATGTGCGGTTCTCTCTTGAGGGCGGGGAGCTGCTGGCCATCCTCGGCCCCAACGGCGTGGGCAAGACCACCCTGCTCAAATGCGTCAACGCCATCCACAGACCCATGCGCGGCGCGGTCATGGTCGAGGAGCGCGACGTGCTGGCCATGCGCCCGGACGAAATCGCCCTGAAAATCGGCTACGTGGCCCAGCGCAGCGAGCCCGCCAAGCTGACGGTGTTCGACGCCGTGCTCATGGGCAGAAAGCCGCATATCCGCTGGCGCGTGACCGACAACGACCTTGAAATCGTGGAGTCCGCCCTGCGGCGGCTGCGGCTCGATGCGCTGGGCATGCGCCATATCGACCGCCTCAGCGGCGGCGAGCTGCAGAAGGTGGCCATCGCCAGGGCGCTGGTCCAGGAACCCCGGCTGCTGCTGCTCGACGAGCCCACCAGCTCCCTTGACCTCAAGAGCCAGGTGGAGATTCTGACCATGATCCGCCGGGTGGTGGACGAACACCGCATCGGCGCCATCATGACCATGCACGACCTGAACACCGCCCTGCGCTACGCCGACAAGGTGCTCTTTCTCAAGGACGGGGCCATCCACTCCCGCGGCAACGCCAGCGAGGTCACCCGCGAGGTCATCGAAGAGGTCTACGGGCTGCCCGTCCATATCCACCACGTCCACGGCCGCCCGCTTATCATCCCGGCTCATGACCACTCACATGCAACAACGGAGCATGACCATGCCCTGCCACATTCCCACTGA
- a CDS encoding FecCD family ABC transporter permease, with product MHFSDGQVPAEYRRYIGWKSAVVLATAGLLVGALITGISVGAAGIPIPDVARSLAGLEVPRRIDAIVWNIRLPQALTAIVGGAGLAVAGAVMQSILRNPLGSPFTLGISHAAAFGAALSVMFLGGGIMTSTSADAVNITNPYLTTASAFLFSLIGAGVIIMVARLRGATPEVMVLTGVALGALFTAGTMFLQYFADDVQLAAMVFWTFGDTSRASWSELGVISAVTLVCCVWFLANAWNYNAIDAGDETARGLGVRVERVRVTGMLLASLVTAVTIAFLGIIGFVGLVVPHMARRIIGSDHRFLLPATILGGGLLLLASDTAARLLLAPHLLPVSVLTAFMGAPVFIWLIIRGQRA from the coding sequence ATGCACTTCTCCGATGGACAGGTCCCCGCCGAATACCGCCGCTACATCGGCTGGAAGAGCGCGGTGGTTCTCGCCACGGCCGGGCTCCTCGTGGGCGCACTGATCACGGGCATCTCCGTGGGCGCGGCAGGCATCCCCATCCCGGACGTGGCCCGCAGCCTGGCCGGGCTCGAAGTGCCCCGGCGCATTGACGCCATTGTCTGGAACATCCGCCTGCCCCAGGCCCTGACCGCCATTGTGGGCGGGGCCGGGCTTGCCGTTGCCGGTGCGGTCATGCAATCCATTCTGCGCAACCCCCTGGGCTCCCCCTTCACCCTGGGCATCTCCCACGCAGCGGCCTTTGGCGCGGCCCTGTCGGTCATGTTTCTTGGCGGCGGCATCATGACCTCCACCAGCGCCGATGCCGTGAACATCACCAACCCCTACCTCACCACCGCCTCGGCCTTTCTCTTCAGCCTGATCGGCGCAGGGGTTATCATCATGGTCGCCCGCCTGCGCGGGGCCACGCCCGAGGTCATGGTCTTGACCGGAGTGGCCCTGGGCGCCCTGTTCACCGCAGGGACCATGTTCCTTCAATACTTTGCCGACGACGTGCAACTGGCTGCCATGGTCTTCTGGACCTTTGGCGACACCTCCCGCGCCTCCTGGTCAGAGCTTGGGGTGATCTCGGCCGTTACGCTGGTCTGCTGCGTCTGGTTCCTGGCCAACGCCTGGAACTACAACGCCATCGATGCTGGCGACGAGACCGCGCGCGGCCTGGGTGTGCGCGTCGAAAGGGTCCGCGTGACGGGCATGCTTCTGGCCTCGCTGGTCACGGCGGTGACCATCGCCTTCCTCGGCATCATCGGGTTCGTCGGGCTGGTGGTACCGCACATGGCCCGCAGAATCATCGGCTCGGACCACCGTTTTCTGCTGCCCGCGACCATCCTGGGCGGCGGACTGCTCCTCCTGGCCTCGGACACGGCGGCTAGGCTCCTGCTCGCACCGCACCTGCTTCCCGTCTCCGTGCTCACCGCCTTCATGGGCGCCCCGGTCTTCATCTGGCTGATCATCAGGGGGCAACGGGCATGA
- a CDS encoding iron ABC transporter substrate-binding protein, with translation MRPIRYLYALLAALLMLLPSTPALSGERTVTDSMNREVAVPAEVSRVICSGPGCLRLLTYLEAQHMAVAVDDIEVRRRSFDARPYAMANPQFKTLPVFGQFRGHDNPELILTLEPQPQVIFKTFPTRGHDPVELQNKTGIPVVTLDYGTLGSQRQALYQSLRTMAEVVGRQDRAEAVIAFMEGQIEDLKRRTADIPEEERPSAYIGGVAMSGPHGFQSTEPGYPPFVFAGVRNLAYREGLTGKDLTHANVAKEMIVQWNPEYLFLDLSTLQMGDKAGGLHELRTDPAYRTMAAVREGRVYGLLPYNWYTQNFGSILADAFFIGKLVHPDRFEDVAPAAKADEIYTFLLGKPLFEEMNGMFGNFAFTKVPVN, from the coding sequence ATGCGCCCTATCCGATACCTGTACGCCCTGCTGGCCGCCCTGCTGATGCTTCTTCCCTCCACCCCCGCACTGTCCGGGGAACGCACCGTCACCGATTCCATGAACCGCGAGGTGGCGGTTCCGGCCGAGGTGAGCCGGGTCATCTGCTCCGGCCCGGGCTGTCTGCGGCTCCTTACCTATCTGGAGGCCCAGCACATGGCCGTGGCCGTGGACGACATCGAGGTGCGCAGGCGCAGTTTCGACGCCCGGCCCTACGCCATGGCCAATCCGCAGTTCAAGACCCTGCCGGTGTTCGGCCAGTTCCGGGGCCACGACAACCCGGAGCTGATCCTCACCCTTGAGCCCCAGCCCCAAGTCATTTTCAAGACCTTCCCCACCCGGGGGCACGATCCGGTGGAGTTACAGAATAAAACCGGCATCCCGGTGGTGACGCTGGACTACGGCACCCTCGGCAGCCAGAGGCAGGCACTGTACCAGTCCCTGCGCACCATGGCCGAGGTGGTGGGCAGACAGGACCGGGCCGAGGCGGTCATCGCCTTCATGGAGGGACAGATTGAAGACCTCAAGCGTCGCACTGCCGACATTCCCGAAGAGGAGCGGCCGTCCGCGTATATCGGCGGGGTGGCCATGTCCGGCCCCCACGGGTTCCAATCCACCGAGCCGGGGTACCCGCCCTTTGTTTTCGCCGGGGTGCGCAACCTCGCCTACCGCGAAGGGCTGACCGGCAAGGATCTGACCCACGCCAACGTGGCCAAGGAAATGATCGTGCAGTGGAACCCCGAGTACCTGTTCCTTGATCTCTCCACGCTCCAGATGGGCGACAAGGCGGGCGGGCTGCACGAACTGCGCACCGACCCCGCCTACCGCACCATGGCCGCCGTGCGCGAGGGAAGGGTCTACGGTCTGCTCCCCTACAACTGGTACACTCAGAACTTCGGTTCCATTCTGGCCGACGCCTTCTTCATCGGCAAGCTGGTCCACCCGGACCGATTCGAGGATGTGGCCCCGGCGGCCAAGGCCGACGAAATCTACACCTTCCTGCTGGGCAAGCCCTTGTTCGAAGAAATGAACGGCATGTTCGGCAACTTCGCCTTCACCAAAGTCCCGGTGAACTGA
- a CDS encoding SLC13 family permease: protein MSAHPVESGRGKLIGFFLGPIVFVLILILPPPEGMNPEAWRVAAVTALMAIWWITEAIPIPATSLLPIALFPTLGVMSSAASTAPYANHLIYLFMGGFFLAVTMERWNLHRRIALHTIRLVGTSPTRMIMGFMIATAFLSMWVSNTATAMMMVPIGLAVIQQATGFDSRTLRACPHDGPEFNFGKGLMLGVAYAASIGGVATIIGTPPNTIMVGMIDKMFGVQISFGQWMLFGVPLSVTMLFLAWVLLTRVLFPMGDMELAGGRTIIESELAKLGPMKSEEKKIVIVGCFVATFWMAREFIKDLPLITSVMPNFGYIHDATIGILGALALFCIPTDLKKGEFLLDWKTAVKIPWDVILLFGGGLALANGFAKTGLAGYIAAQLGALDGASILVFVSVVVFMTIFLTEITSNTATATLLVPIMGSAAIAMGVHPFATIVGACVAASYAFMLPVATPPNAVIFGSGCVSIKQMAKAGIWLNIVGTMLITAFVVYILPVLWGVKLDTLPEWAVMPQ, encoded by the coding sequence ATGAGCGCTCATCCCGTTGAGAGCGGTCGAGGGAAACTCATCGGTTTTTTCCTCGGCCCCATCGTCTTTGTCCTGATCCTGATCCTTCCGCCCCCGGAGGGAATGAACCCTGAGGCATGGCGAGTGGCCGCCGTGACCGCCCTGATGGCCATCTGGTGGATCACCGAGGCCATCCCCATTCCGGCCACCTCGCTGTTGCCCATAGCCCTTTTCCCCACATTGGGCGTCATGAGTTCGGCGGCTTCAACCGCCCCGTACGCCAACCATCTCATCTACCTCTTCATGGGCGGCTTCTTCCTGGCCGTGACCATGGAGCGGTGGAATCTGCATCGGCGCATCGCCCTGCATACCATCAGGCTGGTGGGTACCAGCCCGACCCGGATGATCATGGGCTTCATGATCGCCACGGCCTTTTTGTCCATGTGGGTGTCCAACACGGCCACGGCCATGATGATGGTGCCCATCGGACTGGCCGTTATCCAGCAGGCAACGGGATTCGACTCCCGCACCCTGCGCGCCTGTCCCCACGACGGCCCTGAGTTCAACTTCGGCAAGGGGCTGATGCTCGGCGTGGCATACGCGGCATCCATCGGCGGCGTGGCCACCATCATCGGCACCCCGCCCAACACCATCATGGTCGGCATGATCGACAAGATGTTCGGGGTGCAGATCAGCTTTGGCCAGTGGATGCTCTTTGGCGTCCCGCTGTCCGTGACCATGCTCTTCCTGGCCTGGGTGCTGCTGACCCGAGTGCTCTTCCCCATGGGCGACATGGAACTGGCCGGCGGCCGCACGATCATCGAAAGCGAGCTGGCCAAGCTCGGCCCCATGAAATCCGAGGAAAAGAAAATCGTCATCGTCGGCTGCTTTGTGGCCACGTTCTGGATGGCGCGGGAGTTCATCAAGGACCTGCCCCTGATCACCTCGGTCATGCCCAACTTCGGCTATATCCATGACGCCACCATCGGTATCCTGGGAGCCCTGGCGCTCTTCTGCATCCCCACTGACCTCAAGAAGGGCGAATTCCTCCTCGACTGGAAAACAGCGGTCAAGATCCCCTGGGACGTGATCCTGCTCTTCGGCGGCGGCCTGGCCCTGGCCAACGGCTTTGCCAAGACCGGGCTGGCGGGATACATCGCCGCCCAGCTCGGCGCCCTCGACGGCGCAAGCATCCTGGTCTTTGTCAGCGTGGTGGTCTTCATGACCATCTTCCTGACCGAGATCACCTCCAACACCGCCACCGCCACCCTGCTGGTGCCGATCATGGGCAGCGCGGCCATCGCCATGGGCGTGCATCCCTTCGCCACCATCGTGGGCGCCTGCGTGGCCGCCTCCTATGCCTTCATGCTCCCGGTGGCCACCCCGCCCAACGCCGTCATCTTCGGCTCGGGCTGCGTCTCCATCAAGCAGATGGCCAAGGCGGGCATCTGGCTGAACATCGTGGGCACCATGCTGATCACGGCCTTCGTGGTCTACATCCTGCCCGTACTCTGGGGCGTCAAGCTCGACACTCTCCCCGAGTGGGCCGTGATGCCGCAGTAA